A DNA window from Mycolicibacter terrae contains the following coding sequences:
- a CDS encoding SDR family NAD(P)-dependent oxidoreductase, protein MLSTHPTVLPDGRIPVLISAHARDLVQAEAGALARYLHTQRPGVAAVAQTLRATRPIRRYRAVIRARDTGELISGLDAVYHDVDHPLVARSHHQEAARTAFVFPGQGNQWPGMGADLLGIAAYRAEADRCEEAFRRAGHASPSAYLCGTDDPDPVVVQAAQFTHAAALAATWRHFGVLPDITVGHSLGELAAAYTAGVVDLDAAVAVVIARAELTDDTPGRFGMAMIALGPEAAAEFIAGTPGWVELSVVNGPESVVVSGEWAAVQRILERADRRGVFARELAVRYPAHTSVLEPLRDRMFALLPDAQFHSAPVEFIGSVYGGPVPPGRTFRQYWFDNLRQQVRFDLATAAAVARGVTTFIEMSAHPTLLVPLGDIADAAQLLASTDRDHPADEALAANIAAAAIADPGYRWRDFAAPDAGAPLRHFPHAPMHTTRLWAGAERSPRPAGEPVVMTEQWAPIDEPTDRPGGVAVIDYTGESSELAARLVAGLDAGAVEPADAELLVLIAPPADDVEISVAASTFAGHAAGQTSPAPGPTCRRVWLITRGAERLDGDPPPRPGAAALAALHRSTGFGYPDQTFAHLDLPARPTTADLRAAIAALALTDTEVAVRAGRLSVRRLVESPAAPGVPAIPETIVISGGTGAIGMAFAAFCAERGARDIILLSRSGAAGATAARLDALRARTGAQISAIRCDITDDAALAALVDEHHPAPAGLMVHTASAEAIATEQISGGAVRDALGAKVIGLDNLVRRWPRHADARVLVCSSVLALWGGSGHGLYAAANRMADTLVTQLRTSGLNANSIRWGLWQSVAVVSGEEKNRIARTGLTPMPPEAAITAGLLAAPNDPAILAADFDRLAVFFDSQGVVSPFAESLSGSPVQPGADRQAGDVVAAELATVLGLDHPDDIDMHRALVDLGLDSLLALDLRKRLGRATGRRVAIGPLLAGMTGAQLTATLRDDTAPAAATERTVFTHD, encoded by the coding sequence GTGCTGAGCACCCACCCGACCGTCCTGCCCGACGGCCGCATCCCGGTCCTGATCTCGGCGCACGCCCGCGACCTGGTGCAGGCCGAGGCCGGCGCACTGGCTCGCTACCTGCACACCCAGCGGCCCGGCGTCGCGGCGGTGGCGCAGACGCTGCGGGCCACCCGCCCGATCCGCAGGTACCGCGCGGTGATCCGGGCCCGCGACACGGGCGAACTGATCAGCGGCCTCGACGCGGTCTACCACGACGTCGACCATCCGCTGGTGGCCCGATCGCATCACCAGGAGGCCGCCCGCACCGCCTTCGTGTTCCCCGGACAGGGCAACCAGTGGCCCGGCATGGGTGCCGACCTACTCGGCATCGCGGCCTACCGTGCCGAGGCGGATCGCTGCGAAGAGGCCTTCCGCCGCGCCGGGCACGCCTCGCCGTCGGCCTACCTGTGCGGCACCGACGACCCGGACCCGGTGGTGGTGCAGGCCGCGCAGTTCACCCACGCCGCGGCGCTGGCCGCCACCTGGCGACATTTCGGCGTCCTGCCCGACATCACCGTCGGCCACAGCCTGGGCGAACTCGCCGCGGCCTACACCGCCGGTGTGGTGGATCTCGACGCCGCGGTGGCGGTGGTGATCGCCCGGGCGGAACTGACCGATGACACCCCGGGGCGATTCGGCATGGCGATGATCGCCCTGGGCCCCGAGGCCGCCGCCGAATTCATCGCCGGAACCCCGGGCTGGGTGGAGCTGTCGGTGGTCAACGGCCCCGAATCGGTGGTCGTCTCCGGCGAATGGGCTGCGGTGCAGCGGATCCTGGAGCGGGCCGACCGCCGCGGGGTGTTCGCCCGGGAGCTGGCGGTGCGCTACCCGGCACACACCAGCGTGCTCGAGCCACTGCGCGACCGCATGTTCGCGCTGCTTCCCGATGCGCAATTCCACAGCGCGCCAGTCGAATTCATTGGCTCGGTGTACGGCGGTCCGGTCCCGCCGGGCAGGACGTTCCGGCAGTACTGGTTCGACAATCTCCGTCAGCAGGTTCGCTTCGATCTGGCCACCGCTGCCGCGGTGGCGCGCGGCGTCACCACGTTCATCGAGATGTCGGCGCACCCCACCCTGCTGGTGCCGCTGGGCGACATCGCCGATGCGGCGCAGCTACTGGCCAGCACCGACCGCGATCACCCGGCCGACGAGGCGCTGGCGGCCAACATCGCAGCCGCGGCGATCGCCGATCCCGGCTATCGCTGGCGGGACTTCGCCGCACCCGATGCAGGCGCACCGCTGCGTCATTTCCCGCACGCCCCGATGCACACCACCAGGCTGTGGGCCGGTGCCGAGCGTTCTCCGCGGCCCGCCGGGGAGCCGGTCGTCATGACCGAACAGTGGGCGCCGATCGACGAACCCACCGACCGGCCCGGCGGAGTCGCCGTCATCGACTACACCGGAGAGTCATCAGAGCTGGCCGCGCGGCTGGTGGCGGGTTTGGACGCCGGTGCGGTCGAGCCGGCGGACGCCGAGCTGCTGGTGCTCATCGCCCCGCCCGCCGACGATGTCGAGATCTCCGTGGCGGCAAGCACGTTCGCCGGTCATGCGGCCGGACAGACGTCGCCGGCACCCGGGCCCACCTGCCGACGGGTGTGGCTGATCACCCGCGGGGCCGAACGGCTCGACGGTGATCCGCCGCCGCGGCCCGGGGCCGCCGCACTGGCGGCGCTGCACCGCAGCACCGGATTCGGCTATCCCGACCAGACGTTCGCACACCTGGACCTGCCGGCCCGGCCCACCACCGCTGACCTCCGGGCCGCGATCGCCGCGCTGGCCCTGACCGACACCGAGGTCGCAGTGCGCGCCGGGCGGCTTTCGGTGCGCCGATTGGTCGAATCTCCCGCCGCGCCGGGTGTGCCAGCGATTCCCGAGACCATCGTGATCAGTGGCGGCACCGGGGCCATCGGGATGGCCTTCGCGGCGTTCTGCGCCGAACGCGGCGCCCGGGACATCATCCTGCTCAGCCGCAGCGGGGCCGCCGGCGCCACTGCGGCCCGGTTGGATGCGCTACGTGCCCGCACCGGAGCGCAGATCAGCGCGATCCGGTGCGACATCACCGACGATGCAGCGCTGGCGGCACTGGTCGACGAGCACCACCCGGCGCCGGCCGGGCTCATGGTGCACACCGCGTCGGCGGAAGCGATCGCCACCGAGCAGATCAGCGGCGGTGCCGTTCGGGATGCCCTCGGCGCCAAAGTGATCGGGCTGGACAACCTGGTACGTCGCTGGCCGCGGCATGCCGATGCACGAGTGCTGGTCTGCTCGTCGGTGCTGGCGCTGTGGGGCGGGTCGGGCCACGGCCTCTACGCGGCGGCCAACCGGATGGCCGACACCCTGGTGACGCAGCTGCGGACATCGGGCCTGAACGCGAACTCGATTCGCTGGGGGCTGTGGCAGAGCGTGGCCGTGGTCAGCGGCGAGGAGAAGAACCGGATCGCCAGGACCGGCCTGACACCGATGCCCCCCGAGGCCGCGATCACCGCCGGACTGCTGGCCGCGCCGAACGACCCGGCGATCCTGGCCGCCGACTTCGACCGGCTGGCCGTGTTCTTCGACAGCCAGGGGGTGGTGTCCCCGTTCGCCGAATCGCTGAGCGGGTCACCGGTGCAACCCGGCGCCGACCGCCAGGCCGGCGACGTGGTGGCCGCCGAACTCGCGACCGTGCTCGGCCTGGATCACCCCGACGACATCGACATGCACCGGGCACTGGTCGACCTGGGCCTGGACTCACTGCTCGCCCTGGACCTACGCAAGCGACTGGGCCGTGCGACCGGTCGGCGGGTGGCGATCGGACCACTGCTGGCCGGAATGACCGGCGCCCAGCTGACGGCGACGCTGCGTGACGACACAGCGCCGGCCGCGGCGACGGAAAGGACTGTTTTCACCCATGACTGA
- a CDS encoding beta-ketoacyl [acyl carrier protein] synthase domain-containing protein: MPDRCEDPVVIVGLGVEAPGGIDTAEQYWSLLADGREALSAIPEDRDWAVRELIDGSHRDGFKPICNVGGFLSGAAEFDPGFFGIAPREAIAMDPQQRVALRVAWRACEDAGINPDELTGHDVGVYLGASVTGYGPDMAQFSAHSGHLLPGTALSVISGRVAYTLGLAGPALTVDTSCSSALSALHLAIQAIRTGDADMALAGGVCVMGSPGFFVEFSKQHALSDDGHCRPYSAAATGTVWAEGAGIFVLQRKSAAVRDRRHIYGEVLSSRLNQDGHTTGLLTPSGQAQQRLFRHALADADVHPGQVGMIEGHGTGTRVGDPVELRSLINVYGADTEPGAGPRLGSVKSNIGHTQAAAGALGLAKVLLAAEHQMIPPTLHVRDGWHDGIDWDGGDGGGITLAETITAWPARDGHRIGSVSAFGMSGTNAHVIVAVDDAEMAPSC, encoded by the coding sequence ATGCCTGACCGGTGCGAGGATCCGGTCGTCATCGTCGGCCTGGGCGTCGAGGCGCCGGGTGGAATAGACACCGCCGAGCAGTACTGGTCGCTACTGGCCGACGGACGTGAGGCACTGAGCGCCATTCCCGAGGACCGGGACTGGGCGGTGCGTGAACTCATCGACGGATCGCACCGCGACGGCTTCAAACCCATCTGCAACGTCGGTGGATTCCTTTCCGGCGCCGCCGAATTCGACCCCGGATTCTTCGGGATCGCGCCACGCGAAGCCATCGCGATGGACCCCCAGCAGCGGGTCGCCCTGCGGGTGGCCTGGCGCGCGTGTGAGGACGCCGGCATCAACCCCGACGAGCTGACCGGCCATGACGTCGGGGTCTATCTCGGCGCGTCGGTCACCGGATACGGCCCGGATATGGCGCAGTTCTCCGCACACAGCGGTCACCTGCTGCCCGGAACCGCACTGTCGGTGATCTCCGGCCGGGTCGCCTACACCCTCGGGCTGGCCGGCCCGGCCCTGACCGTCGACACCTCCTGTTCGTCGGCGCTCTCGGCGCTGCACCTGGCGATACAGGCGATCCGGACCGGCGACGCCGACATGGCGCTCGCCGGCGGCGTGTGCGTGATGGGCTCACCCGGATTCTTCGTCGAGTTCTCCAAGCAGCACGCCCTGTCCGACGACGGCCACTGCCGGCCCTACAGCGCCGCCGCCACCGGAACGGTATGGGCCGAAGGCGCCGGAATCTTTGTGCTGCAACGCAAGTCAGCGGCCGTGCGCGACCGTCGGCACATCTACGGCGAAGTGTTGTCCAGCCGGCTCAACCAGGACGGTCACACCACCGGCCTGCTCACCCCCAGTGGGCAGGCCCAGCAGCGACTGTTCCGGCACGCCCTGGCCGACGCGGACGTACACCCCGGCCAGGTCGGCATGATCGAGGGCCACGGAACAGGCACCCGGGTCGGTGACCCCGTCGAATTGCGGTCGCTGATCAACGTCTACGGCGCCGACACCGAGCCGGGCGCCGGCCCACGGCTCGGCTCGGTCAAGTCCAACATCGGGCACACCCAGGCCGCGGCCGGGGCGCTCGGCCTGGCCAAGGTGCTGCTGGCCGCCGAACACCAGATGATCCCGCCCACCCTGCACGTGCGCGACGGATGGCACGACGGCATCGACTGGGACGGCGGGGACGGCGGCGGCATCACCCTGGCCGAAACCATCACCGCCTGGCCGGCGCGCGACGGCCACCGGATCGGCTCGGTCTCGGCGTTCGGCATGAGCGGCACCAACGCGCACGTCATCGTCGCCGTCGACGACGCGGAAATGGCGCCGTCGTGCTGA
- a CDS encoding thioesterase II family protein: MAVDDTSAVARFPAWMGRFSGPGPATLVFPHAGGAAVNYRPLALALAAGADTYVMQYPQRADRFREPPAETLPELARGLFDAAPWRDLGPLRLFGHSMGSIVAFEFARLAEERGIEIQRLWASAAPAPGVIAGLRKVPTGDADLRAELEELGGTDPRILADEEFLALLLAPVRSDYQAFNRYQCPPEATIRADINVLGGRSDGRVGTDLLERWAEHTTGACTVSLYDGGHFYHYEHIDTLANRIIADA; encoded by the coding sequence ATGGCCGTCGACGACACCTCGGCCGTCGCGCGGTTTCCGGCCTGGATGGGCCGCTTTTCCGGGCCCGGTCCGGCGACCCTGGTGTTCCCGCACGCCGGGGGAGCAGCGGTCAACTACCGCCCGCTGGCGCTGGCACTGGCCGCCGGCGCCGACACCTACGTCATGCAGTATCCGCAGCGCGCCGACCGGTTCCGCGAACCGCCCGCCGAGACCCTGCCGGAACTGGCCCGCGGCCTGTTCGACGCAGCGCCCTGGCGCGACCTGGGCCCGCTGCGGCTGTTCGGGCACAGCATGGGCTCGATCGTCGCGTTCGAATTCGCCCGCCTCGCCGAAGAGCGCGGTATCGAGATCCAGCGACTGTGGGCCTCGGCCGCGCCTGCGCCGGGCGTGATTGCTGGGCTGCGCAAGGTGCCCACCGGTGACGCCGACCTGCGTGCCGAGCTAGAGGAACTGGGCGGCACCGACCCGCGCATTCTGGCGGACGAGGAATTCCTGGCCCTGCTGCTCGCCCCGGTGCGCTCGGACTATCAGGCGTTCAACCGCTACCAGTGCCCACCCGAGGCAACCATCCGCGCCGACATCAACGTGCTGGGCGGCCGCTCCGACGGCCGGGTCGGCACCGACCTGCTGGAACGCTGGGCCGAGCACACCACCGGCGCCTGCACGGTGTCGCTGTACGACGGCGGGCATTTCTACCACTACGAGCACATTGACACCCTGGCGAACCGGATCATCGCCGATGCCTGA
- a CDS encoding nuclear transport factor 2 family protein, translated as MDVRTTIDTYLRAWMRQDPELIVTIFTEDATYHERVLEEPIRTRAGIRDYWQTKVVEGQANIDARLLNLYTATDGTTVIAEWEATFDDRVQGRRKRMREVAILEFDGEQIASLREYWASDVVG; from the coding sequence ATGGACGTCCGCACCACGATCGACACCTACCTGCGGGCCTGGATGCGGCAGGACCCCGAACTCATCGTCACGATCTTCACCGAGGACGCGACCTATCACGAGCGGGTCCTCGAAGAGCCGATTCGCACCCGGGCCGGAATCCGCGACTACTGGCAGACCAAGGTGGTTGAGGGACAAGCCAATATCGACGCCCGGTTGCTCAACCTCTATACCGCCACCGACGGCACCACGGTGATCGCCGAGTGGGAGGCGACTTTCGACGACCGGGTGCAGGGCCGGCGCAAGCGGATGCGCGAAGTAGCCATCCTGGAGTTCGACGGCGAGCAGATCGCCAGTCTGCGCGAATACTGGGCTTCGGACGTGGTCGGCTGA
- a CDS encoding cutinase family protein, producing MKARRSVVVLGVPVLTALAMLPSAPVVVPSAFASPCPDVEVTFARGTAEPPGVGAVGQQFVDALRSQAGGKSVGVYAVNYPATEDWPPSASAGAGDANAHVQSMVANCPDTKLVLGGYSQGAMVTDLITIARASVAGFNAATLSEDQAAHVAAVAVFGNPTDRYLGGPISEISPWYGAKAIDLCADGDPICTPGALALPTHEEMFSAPHLSYAQSPMPGQAAAFVASRL from the coding sequence ATGAAAGCGCGCCGATCGGTCGTAGTACTCGGTGTTCCTGTCCTGACGGCCTTGGCGATGCTGCCCAGCGCCCCGGTCGTCGTCCCCTCCGCGTTCGCCAGTCCCTGTCCCGACGTCGAGGTGACCTTCGCCCGCGGCACCGCCGAGCCGCCCGGTGTGGGCGCCGTCGGACAGCAGTTCGTCGATGCTTTGCGCTCGCAGGCCGGCGGGAAGTCGGTCGGGGTATATGCGGTCAACTACCCAGCCACCGAAGACTGGCCGCCCTCGGCGTCGGCCGGGGCCGGCGATGCGAACGCACACGTCCAATCCATGGTTGCGAACTGCCCCGACACCAAGCTGGTGCTCGGCGGCTACTCCCAAGGCGCGATGGTCACCGACCTGATCACCATCGCGCGGGCCTCGGTGGCGGGCTTCAACGCGGCCACGTTGTCGGAGGACCAGGCTGCACACGTGGCTGCGGTCGCTGTCTTCGGGAATCCGACCGACAGGTACCTGGGCGGACCGATCAGCGAGATCAGCCCCTGGTACGGCGCCAAAGCCATTGATCTGTGCGCCGACGGCGACCCGATCTGCACCCCGGGCGCCCTGGCACTGCCTACGCACGAGGAGATGTTCTCCGCACCGCACCTGTCCTACGCGCAGTCGCCGATGCCCGGTCAGGCCGCGGCCTTCGTGGCGAGCCGGCTCTGA
- a CDS encoding RsiV family protein, protein MRSCSVAMLVTVAAVFGSSGVAVAAPRDYCADLKGGNTGSTCEIQLLDPAYSVDISFPTDHPDQKSVAEYISQTRDEFLNAAKSGAPRTTRPELSIKPTKYTSSIPPRGTQSVVFTVYQNDGGAHPRTTFKAFNWDQTYRKAITYAAAPDDKERTPLWQVDDPLKTVAPIVQAELQQQLAPPPVAPSTSAQTAAATPTATPPTPLPIAPTALYDPANYQNFAVVNDGVIFFFDQGVLLPDSAGALQVLVPRSAIDPMIA, encoded by the coding sequence GTGCGCTCTTGCAGTGTCGCCATGCTCGTCACAGTTGCCGCCGTCTTCGGTTCTTCCGGCGTGGCAGTCGCGGCGCCGAGGGATTACTGCGCGGACCTCAAGGGAGGCAATACCGGCAGTACCTGTGAGATCCAGCTCTTAGACCCCGCGTACAGCGTCGATATCAGCTTTCCAACGGACCACCCCGACCAGAAGTCGGTCGCCGAGTACATCTCGCAGACGCGCGACGAGTTCCTCAACGCGGCCAAGTCCGGCGCCCCCCGCACCACACGCCCTGAGTTGAGCATCAAGCCCACGAAATACACCTCGTCGATTCCCCCACGCGGCACGCAATCCGTGGTGTTCACGGTGTACCAAAACGACGGCGGCGCGCATCCCCGGACAACGTTCAAGGCGTTCAACTGGGACCAGACCTATCGCAAGGCCATCACCTATGCGGCCGCACCGGACGACAAGGAACGTACGCCGTTATGGCAGGTGGACGATCCGCTGAAGACCGTTGCGCCCATCGTCCAGGCCGAACTGCAGCAGCAGCTGGCGCCGCCGCCGGTCGCCCCTTCCACGTCCGCGCAAACGGCTGCGGCCACGCCGACGGCCACGCCACCAACGCCGTTGCCGATCGCGCCAACCGCGCTGTACGACCCTGCCAACTATCAGAATTTCGCGGTGGTCAACGACGGGGTGATCTTCTTCTTCGACCAGGGCGTGTTGTTGCCCGACTCAGCCGGGGCGCTCCAGGTACTGGTTCCCCGGTCGGCGATCGACCCGATGATTGCGTGA
- a CDS encoding non-ribosomal peptide synthetase — MGPDEVRAQVAELLGTHAAAVDPDADLVAQGLDSIRMMSLAGQWRRRGLDVDFAALAAEPTVAAWTALVSGGSSAALPSAAPDSDDESAPFPLAPMQHAMWVGRDDDVTLGGVAGHLYVEFQSSPGGPGLDPARLAAAADALAARHPMLRVEFLPDGTQQIRPDAGLPVAVADLRGLKPAEVQQRLAATRETKSHQQLDGAVFELTVSLLPDGTARLHVDLDMQAADAMSYRTLMADLATAYQGTALAELGYTYRQYRHVIAGRVPDESHRQWWTQRIPDLPDPPKLPQPAGLPADPRRSTRRWHWLDPDTRDALFGQARAHGVTPAMTLAASFCHTLACWSGGPRFLLNVPLFGREPLHDDVDRLVGDFTSSLLLDVDLSGALSGTARAHAVQDAMRTAAAHADYPGLAVLRDLGRHRGTQVLAPVVFTSALGLGELFAPEVTQVFGTPVWIISQGPQVLLDAQVTEFDGGVLVNWDVREELFAPGVIDAMFAHHIADLTRLAGGAGWAEPAPAALPAAQAQVRAAVNAGTAEPSGETLQDGFFRRATRDPGAVAVLHDGGELSYGELRDQALAVAAALRDRGVRSGDTVALLGPKGVEQIPALLGILAAGAVYLPIAADQPRERLDRILDLGGASVALVTGESVPALPIPALSVRAAVTQPGAADPVATDPSALAYVVFTSGSTGEPKGVELTHDAAMNTVETLSARFGFGPDDRSLALLTLDADMSVLDVFAMLRAGGAIVMVDETDRRSPEVWARLVRQHRVSVLNLMPGALEMLVALGGELPSVRAVLTGGDWVRPELARRFQTAAPGVRFAGLGGATETAIHATVCEVDGEPPADWASVPYGTPLPNIACRVVGADGTDRPDWVAGELWVAGRGIASGYRGRPDLTVERFVEHDGRTWYRTGDLARYRPGGILEFVGRADHRVKISGYRIELGEVEAALRRLPGVAEAVVVGLADGAGREVLAAAVRADDPGVSVAGLRAGLAEALPEHMIPRQLVLVPAISYTVSGKIDRRAVTAELAAVFAAGDGYREPATPLQRALAAIVAEVLGTARVGADDDFFALGGDSVLATTAVARIRTWLDAPGTVVADIFAARTVVALADRLNARESDPGRLDAVAEVYLEVAQLDSAEIAEGLDAIARRA; from the coding sequence ATGGGGCCCGACGAGGTTCGCGCACAGGTCGCGGAGTTGCTCGGCACCCACGCCGCTGCGGTCGATCCCGACGCTGACCTGGTCGCCCAGGGCCTGGACTCGATCCGGATGATGAGCCTGGCCGGCCAATGGCGGCGCCGGGGCCTGGACGTCGACTTCGCCGCGCTGGCCGCCGAACCCACCGTCGCCGCCTGGACGGCACTGGTCTCGGGCGGGTCGTCGGCGGCGCTGCCGAGCGCGGCTCCGGACTCCGATGACGAATCCGCGCCGTTCCCGCTGGCGCCCATGCAGCACGCGATGTGGGTGGGCCGCGACGACGACGTGACTCTCGGCGGGGTGGCCGGACACCTGTACGTGGAATTCCAATCCAGTCCGGGGGGCCCCGGGCTCGACCCGGCGCGGTTGGCCGCCGCCGCCGACGCGCTGGCGGCCCGACACCCGATGCTGCGGGTCGAGTTTCTGCCCGACGGCACCCAGCAGATCCGGCCCGATGCCGGCCTGCCGGTCGCGGTGGCCGATCTGCGCGGGCTGAAACCCGCCGAGGTGCAGCAGCGGCTGGCCGCGACCCGCGAGACGAAATCGCACCAACAACTCGACGGGGCGGTCTTCGAGCTCACCGTGTCACTGCTGCCGGACGGCACCGCACGCCTGCACGTCGACCTGGACATGCAGGCCGCGGACGCCATGAGCTACCGCACCCTGATGGCCGACCTGGCCACCGCCTATCAGGGGACGGCGCTGGCGGAGCTGGGCTACACCTATCGGCAGTACCGCCACGTCATCGCCGGACGAGTCCCCGACGAGAGCCACCGGCAGTGGTGGACTCAGCGCATCCCCGACCTGCCCGACCCGCCCAAGCTGCCGCAACCGGCCGGCCTGCCGGCCGACCCGCGCCGCAGCACCCGGCGCTGGCACTGGCTGGACCCGGACACCCGCGACGCGCTGTTCGGGCAGGCCCGCGCCCACGGTGTCACCCCGGCGATGACACTGGCCGCCTCCTTCTGCCACACCCTTGCCTGCTGGTCGGGCGGGCCGCGCTTCCTGCTGAATGTGCCGCTGTTCGGCCGGGAGCCGCTGCACGACGACGTCGATCGGCTGGTCGGAGACTTCACCTCGTCGTTGCTGCTGGATGTGGATCTGAGTGGGGCGTTGTCGGGCACCGCCCGCGCCCACGCCGTGCAGGACGCCATGCGCACCGCGGCCGCGCACGCCGACTACCCGGGTCTGGCGGTGCTGCGCGATCTGGGCCGGCACCGCGGCACCCAGGTGCTGGCGCCGGTGGTGTTCACCAGTGCGCTCGGGCTCGGCGAGCTGTTCGCCCCGGAGGTCACCCAGGTTTTCGGCACCCCGGTGTGGATCATCTCGCAAGGCCCGCAGGTGCTGCTGGACGCCCAGGTCACCGAGTTCGACGGCGGCGTGCTGGTGAACTGGGATGTGCGCGAAGAGCTGTTCGCCCCCGGCGTCATCGACGCGATGTTCGCCCACCACATCGCTGACCTGACCCGGCTGGCCGGCGGTGCGGGCTGGGCAGAGCCGGCCCCGGCCGCACTGCCCGCCGCGCAAGCGCAGGTGCGCGCTGCGGTCAATGCCGGCACCGCCGAGCCGAGCGGGGAAACCTTGCAGGACGGGTTCTTTCGGCGTGCCACCCGGGATCCCGGCGCGGTCGCAGTGCTCCACGACGGTGGCGAACTGAGCTATGGGGAGCTACGCGACCAGGCGCTGGCGGTGGCCGCTGCGTTGCGTGACCGCGGTGTGCGGTCCGGTGACACCGTGGCGCTGCTGGGGCCCAAGGGTGTCGAGCAGATCCCGGCACTGCTGGGCATCCTGGCCGCCGGCGCGGTGTACCTGCCGATCGCCGCCGACCAGCCCCGCGAGCGGCTGGACCGCATCCTGGATCTGGGTGGCGCATCGGTGGCGCTGGTGACCGGGGAATCGGTTCCGGCGCTGCCCATTCCGGCGCTGAGCGTCCGAGCGGCCGTCACGCAGCCCGGGGCCGCGGACCCGGTGGCCACCGATCCCTCGGCGTTGGCCTATGTGGTGTTCACCTCCGGGTCCACCGGCGAACCCAAGGGTGTCGAGCTCACCCACGATGCGGCGATGAACACCGTCGAAACCCTCAGCGCACGTTTCGGCTTCGGCCCCGATGATCGCAGTCTTGCGCTGCTGACCCTGGATGCGGACATGTCGGTGCTCGACGTCTTCGCCATGCTGCGCGCCGGGGGAGCGATCGTGATGGTCGACGAGACCGACCGCCGCAGCCCCGAGGTGTGGGCACGGCTGGTGCGGCAGCACCGGGTCAGCGTGCTCAACCTGATGCCCGGCGCGCTGGAGATGCTGGTGGCACTCGGCGGTGAATTACCTTCGGTGCGTGCGGTGTTGACCGGCGGTGACTGGGTGCGTCCCGAGCTGGCGCGGAGATTCCAGACGGCCGCGCCCGGCGTCCGGTTCGCCGGCCTGGGCGGGGCCACCGAAACCGCCATCCACGCCACCGTCTGCGAGGTCGACGGCGAACCGCCGGCCGACTGGGCTTCGGTGCCCTACGGCACCCCGCTGCCCAACATCGCCTGCCGCGTCGTCGGCGCTGACGGGACCGACCGCCCGGACTGGGTGGCCGGCGAGCTGTGGGTCGCCGGGCGCGGCATCGCGTCGGGGTACCGGGGACGGCCCGACCTGACCGTTGAGAGATTCGTCGAGCATGACGGTCGGACCTGGTATCGCACCGGTGATCTGGCCCGCTACCGGCCGGGCGGCATCCTGGAATTCGTCGGCCGCGCCGATCACCGGGTCAAGATCAGCGGGTACCGCATCGAGCTCGGTGAGGTCGAAGCCGCGCTGCGCCGGCTGCCCGGGGTAGCCGAGGCGGTGGTGGTGGGGCTGGCCGACGGCGCCGGTCGCGAGGTGCTGGCGGCCGCGGTGCGGGCCGACGATCCCGGGGTCAGTGTTGCCGGCCTGCGCGCCGGGCTGGCCGAGGCGCTGCCCGAGCACATGATTCCGCGGCAGCTGGTGCTGGTTCCGGCGATCTCCTACACCGTCTCCGGCAAGATCGACCGGCGGGCGGTGACGGCTGAGTTGGCCGCGGTGTTCGCCGCCGGCGACGGCTACCGCGAGCCGGCCACCCCGCTGCAGCGGGCACTGGCCGCGATCGTCGCCGAGGTACTCGGTACCGCCCGGGTCGGCGCTGATGACGACTTCTTCGCCCTCGGCGGAGATTCGGTGCTGGCCACTACCGCGGTGGCACGCATCCGCACCTGGCTGGACGCGCCCGGCACCGTGGTCGCCGATATCTTCGCCGCCCGCACCGTGGTGGCATTGGCCGACCGGCTTAACGCCCGCGAGTCTGATCCCGGTCGGTTGGATGCGGTAGCCGAGGTGTATCTGGAAGTCGCCCAGCTGGATTCGGCGGAGATAGCCGAGGGGTTGGACGCGATCGCCCGGCGGGCGTAA